Within the Osmerus mordax isolate fOsmMor3 chromosome 6, fOsmMor3.pri, whole genome shotgun sequence genome, the region ATGTCTTTTTTCCACGAGAATTACACAGATATTTTTAAAGCACTAGCGAGTGGGAGTGAAAACACGCTTAAATATCGGATTGCCTCCATCAGTGTGTAAAGAATTGCTACACCATGTCCGGTGGTATGTTCAAAACTGGCCTATCACAACCGACTCCTCAGGAAGTCACATCAGAGTCGTTTGGAACTGGTGAATTGCACCACTACCTTTTTCGTTGTTAAGGGGGGGGCACAGTACCAGGTAAGCGCCACAGTGCCAACCAAAGATACAGTTGGCCCAGAATCATTTCTGGGCcaactgggagggagggagggagggggtactTGGCCAAGGAAGGCGGAGGGACAGTGGGCATGAATGCCAGCTGTGAGATGCTTGGTGGGTATTAATACCCGTCTCTTGGCTGACATTGTACCATAATTAGAGGCAactggactggagagagactttTTGGATTTGATGGACTCCATCTATGTAGTTTGCTAATACACAGATACATTTGAAAGCTTACGCAGACATAACAATCAGAAGAGAACCTAAACTGTTCTTGTAAAATGCCTTCCCCAGGTGTAATGATTTTGTAAAGCCCAAAACTACTGAGAACAATTTAGAAAGATGTAAAAGTACATTCAGCTTTTTCTTCTACCATCACAAACAACATACTTGAACTAACAGGGTTCAAAGACACACTAATATgacaacaagcacacagacatttactgatgttttttttgttgtatttttatttattttttctctcaTTTAAAGGTCTTCAGATCGACACAAGGCCAGAAGAGCTTGCTGCAGTTCTCCTTTGTATTCTTTCTGTGAAAAAGAAGAGATGGGAGATTAGAGAAGGAATCAATGACTATTGTATTTGAGATCATTCATTGTGTATCTGTACATATTAGTAAGATGTGTGTCTGAAGCCATACCTGTAGTGTAGAGTATAGGGAATGGTTGGTCAGCCTGCGAAACTCCATTCGGACGCAAAGCAGATCATCTTCACTGTGGCTGATGAGTATCCACTGCATAGCACGCcctttctgcacacacacacacacacacacacacacacacacacacacacacacacacacacacacacacacacacacacacacacacacacacacacacacacacacacacacgccaagtaTGAATAAAGCCACACCAAGGGGACTAATCCTCAATATCATAGGACAGGCTAACCTTAATGTTGCTCTGCAGCCTCTGTGCCAGGTATGCAGGAATACTCTGGATGCAGCAAACTAAGAATGAAAATACACACAAGTACGAAATACATATAAGAATCTTGCGGTTGATTTTCTTGTGAATGTCCAGATGCTTAAAGCTCGGCAGAGGttgaaataaaaaaagctgAGGATTGCTAATTAATACAGAAACAAACAGGCCAGAAAAGTAATCTGACTTTTCTGACTTCAAAATAATGAAATGCAATTTTGAAACTGTTGAGACAGTGCCATCATGAATATGCCATATCAGAATGTTCCCTTTAAAAGAATATTACTCACGCACGGAGAGGTTAATCAGATCTTACCTAGTATGCGAAAGCCAATTTTAACATCCCCAGAGAAGTGAGTTTGAACCATTTTTtccactctctcctttctcaaaTCCTCCAACCTGGAAAAcactgaaagggagagaggtgttACAGTAATAATGTTGGAATGATATGAACTTAACTTCAAAGCGccttccaaatatataaagaggcTTTGAGATAAACACTGTTGACTTGTATGaaagagtaggaggagaggagaaaaggcgTGTGTTTCTCACCTCTGTTGAGGTGAACTGAGTCCCGGGTGGTTAACACCTGGATCCAAGGGGCTGGGTCTGTTTTTTTACCACTGATTGCTGCATTtagagtctacacacacacacacacacacacacacacacacacacacacacacacacacacacacacacacacacacacacacacacacacacacacacacacacacgcacacacaccccatgacAATTGATGTGAAACTAATTGAATTGAGAGCATTTTAAAGGTGTACAAGCCATTGCTTCAATAAAGCTGGAAACATACCTTAGTGTCCTGATCAATGAGTTGGTAATTAATGAAGCCCTTTATGTTAGTCTCTTCCTTCTGTTGACATCAAAAGAAACTCCCTTTCACTCAGTTGTACAATAGCTCCATATCCATGTGTATCCATGTATCCACAATACATCAAAGTTAAGTAAATGTATTATGTACACTATATCAACAGTATACATAGTTGATTCTGAACATGTACTTGATCTGTATCTTGTTACGTATCCCAAAATGGATGCATCCATTACCTTGAGTATGGCCAGCACCAGTTTGGTGAACTCCTTACTCGTCTCGCTGATGAGGTCATTCTCCAAGTAGCGGTCGAACTCTACAAGCACAAACAAGCATGAGTAGGATTTAGCGTGCAAGCTAACTGGgcgttaaagtgtgtgtgtgtgtatgcatctatgtgtgtgtgtctcaccctgctTGTAGGCCACGGTGATGTCCCTGAGCTGCTGTGGAGACTTGGTGCACAGCACCTCCAGCAGGCCCTCCTCATCCGTGCCCAGCCCCTGGAACGACACGCAGGCAATCCAACTAGAACTCACGCACGTCCACCACAAGACACCCACATGGGATCGGACCCATTCGAATTGTTGCAGATGGGAAAGAAAGGGTGAAGCCacttctcagacacacacacacacacacacagctcatcccTCTCACCTCCATGGTCTGTCTGAGGCGGTGGGCGTCGAACTGAGCCGGGGTCATCATCAGGCCCAGCATGaggtcctccagccccccagagaGGGCCTTCTTCAGGGCAAGGGACAGATCCTGCAGGGGAGCAGAGGTACTGGAGACCAGCTTTGCAAAGCAATGTTGGTTTGCCTTGGTGAGTGGTGATGCCTTGGCAgttgtgcctgcatgtgtacgtatgtgtgagagaaagagtgcggCCAATGTACCTTCTGTGTGAGCTTGTGGTAGGCGTATGCAATGCTCTGTCTCTGGGCATTGTTCCGATTAGTCAGGATTCGTACCAGTGTGTTCACATCTGCGACtatgctcacacatacacacacacacacacaaacacacacttagccACACATACATATGTACACACTGTAAAACCATGTCAAACCTGACTGGTACCTTTGCTCTCCAGAGCAGTATGAAGCTCTCTAGCATCTTTCCCAGCAGTGAAGTTGGGGAACGGCCTGACAGTGCCCAGTGTTCCCCACCACATCTCCTACAGCAACATGAGGGACACGTTAGGCTTGATGACTCTACTTCTTGTGCTTACTTGTGTTGTAACTTCATGTTGAATGATCTCAATGCTATGTGTCAGTAGGTATAAGTCATGAGTTATTCAGTATGGTACTGGACTATAAAGGCTAGTCTACTTACGCTGGATTGGGGAAGCGTGACTTCCAATGTCTTTGTCAGGGCTTCCATAGCAAGTGTGACAGACTATAATAGAGACAGTTTATAATCCAACTTTCAAATTTTTATATTTctattatattttatattaactCATTGACTCACTATTGTATATTCAACATTTAAAACGGACTGTTTTATGCCATGCACGAGCGAAATCTAATGGCCTAAATAATTAAATCCCATTGCCATGAACCCTTTCTTCCCTCAAGTGGGAGCAAGACACTGAAAAAACGTTTAGCAATTCATTTAACTTCCTGACAGTTGGTGAGGTCCATCAAAATACCTTCCTTCAACGCCCAGGTGTCGCGAACAGTTATGAACGTATGTATTTAAAACTAAAAATCACTAAACTTTGAAACTAAAATCACGGAACTTAACAAATGGCAATGGTCCGTCCACAGTGTTTATTAAGTAGCCTAACAAAACAAATGTCCCACGAGGACTATTATAACTACTTATTTTTCTCGCTTCTTAAATACATTCGATAATCTCGTTCTTATTGATTATTCCATCTAGAAAAGCTTAATACATTGGTAGTTCGTTGGTTCGAAAGAAAATGTTTGCAATTCTAGCTCACAAGATCCAAACTCACCTGATTGAGATAAACGTACTTGGAAAGCCCCTATTCAGAATTCGCTTCCCTGGAGAGATCTATCGTTTCAGATTTGTAAAGTAATACTATCTCCCACACTAAGGTGTGTCTGGACAGCTGAACATAGTCCCAGTGTGCTTGTGAACTTAAAGAGGGCACGTTGAAATGATCAGGGACGCACCTTTATTGACAGAGACTTTACTATCTTGATTGAACTTTGAAATAATAGCGGGCCTGATCGAGTTTCAGAATTGAGGCAGTGAAGTAAGTCTACTTTGTTTTCTCAATGTTGATGAGATAatgaattaaattattattaatgaTCTCCTTGCCACCTAATTGGAAAACattcagtgagagagagaatgaacacACCCAAGACATTTACATTCTGTAAGGTTTATGAACAGCACACTTAACGAACAAGGATATTAAGTAGAATTAAAGTAAAAATACAATAATATTACAACATTACCATGTACAAAgtcaacattttcttttttccatAACAGATCAAATATTTATACAGACAAAAACTTATTTGTGATATATTTTGTAGCAGTCAACAATAAAATTGTGTGCTTTTCTTTTTAAAGTTCAATGGACATCCTTAAATCCCATCAAACTGTTTTAGTTTTGAATACACTCATATTAAGTGAGAAGTTACACATTTTAAAAAGGTCTATTGGTGTCCAATAAATTGATGTTTATCAAACTGTATGCTATACCTCAATTTATAAAATAGAGAATATTAATTTAATTTCTCTTCAGACTTCCAACCGTTAAGTGCAGTGTACACCACATAGAAACACACGACTGTAATACTGAAGAAGCCTATCAACATAAAAACAGTCCACATATATTCATTTTAATGTGGTTGAGTCAGCCCTTACTAAGAAATTTAACAACTCCCAATTGGTTATTGTTGGTTTTACTTAGCAAACAAGAAATGTTTGTGTCACTGTGGTCCTTGGTAAGTAGTTCAGTAACAGTTCATAGTAAAACACCCGTCTGCTTATCATATAAAGTAAGTACAAAATTCCTTGTGAGCTAACTACCCTTGCCTTCACaggaaaaacataaaaacatttgGTTGTTTGAAAAAGGATCAATCCAAGTTCAAGAGAGAGtatttggggggtggggtgaggcaAGAGTTGATTAAGACCTGCAAAAACATCTCAAcaagtatatacagtataaccccgccccctccatcaGTACTGAGTTCAGCATtagtcagtcagccagacaaGGCAAGTCTCAAATGAGGTCTTACGAAACAACAACAGGCAGTTACAGTACACAGTATTATAGTTCCTACTGGGTATCATCGGAtacctaaacctaaccctaaacctacGTCTTTCGAATCTTTGTGTTCTCGGAATCCCGTCTttccactcactccctctcctacGGTGGGAGATGGCGACAGAGAAGGTGCCGAGTCGGGGAAAGCTCATCCATCCCCAAAGACGAAGCTCATAACACAATGAAAATGACATGAAAACTACTATTTCTTCAACATCTCAGAGCTAAGGGAAAACCATAAGATGCAGAATTCCTTATTGGCTCGCCTATGTCAATGCAAACAAAAGAGATCAGATGAAATTACTAAAGAGGAGTATACggtctgattggttgattggttggttggtttaTTGGTTGGCTGATTGGAGGACGGTCTGGTTCTCAGGTTTGGTTTACTGGGTAGtattgtgtgtgctgggtgcgGTCCTGGGGCCCGGGTTGACGTTAACTCTGAACCGTCTCCGTGTCTGCCTCGGACTCCCGTGCTTCCGGCCCGCATTCGGCCTCCTCTGGGATGTCTTGGAGATCTGGGAGGGTGAGATCATAGGATTAATAGTGTGATTGCAAATACAAACTGATGAATATATCACTGATTAAACAAGCTCATCAAATCAACAGAGGATGTAAGTTGACACATATGTAGGGACGGATGAACATTCCAAGACAAAGACTGACACTCTGAAACCAGATTGGGGAAGTTAAATATTGGCAGAGCAGTTACACACCCATTacacaaacagaaagagagtggggagggagggagggagagagagagagaatggagcagCTATAGAGGAGAGGGTTTACAGAGTGTCTGTCTAAACAACCTAACAAGGTCTGACTCTCGCTGTCTTATCTTACTTCACGACCACAGCTTCATTTCAACCTCTCAACCCAGCTTTTCTGCCGGAGATCAAAGAAGGCtcaaaaaagagacagaggttGTTGAGGAGAGCTTTTTGGTGAGTcgtcagacaaagagagaaaagggagagacagggaggggtttGAGTAAAATCCTGCCCACTCTGTACACAGCTGAACAACCAGTGTCAGATAGATAACAATTTGCAGACACACCTGCTTCCCATGTTAAAGAATAGGCAGAGAGACACGGCAAAAGTTCAGAAAAACAGATACTGt harbors:
- the LOC136943739 gene encoding annexin A2-like isoform X2, yielding MEALTKTLEVTLPQSSEMWWGTLGTVRPFPNFTAGKDARELHTALESKVADVNTLVRILTNRNNAQRQSIAYAYHKLTQKLVSSTSAPLQDLSLALKKALSGGLEDLMLGLMMTPAQFDAHRLRQTMEGLGTDEEGLLEVLCTKSPQQLRDITVAYKQEFDRYLENDLISETSKEFTKLVLAILKKEETNIKGFINYQLIDQDTKTLNAAISGKKTDPAPWIQVLTTRDSVHLNRVFSRLEDLRKERVEKMVQTHFSGDVKIGFRILVCCIQSIPAYLAQRLQSNIKKGRAMQWILISHSEDDLLCVRMEFRRLTNHSLYSTLQNTKENCSKLFWPCVDLKTFK
- the LOC136943739 gene encoding annexin A2-like isoform X1; this encodes MEALTKTLEVTLPQSSEMWWGTLGTVRPFPNFTAGKDARELHTALESKVADVNTLVRILTNRNNAQRQSIAYAYHKLTQKLVSSTSAPLQDLSLALKKALSGGLEDLMLGLMMTPAQFDAHRLRQTMEGLGTDEEGLLEVLCTKSPQQLRDITVAYKQEFDRYLENDLISETSKEFTKLVLAILKKEETNIKGFINYQLIDQDTKTLNAAISGKKTDPAPWIQVLTTRDSVHLNRVFSRLEDLRKERVEKMVQTHFSGDVKIGFRILVCCIQSIPAYLAQRLQSNIKKGRAMQWILISHSEDDLLCVRMEFRRLTNHSLYSTLQKEYKGELQQALLALCRSEDL
- the LOC136943739 gene encoding annexin A2-like isoform X4, which produces MWWGTLGTVRPFPNFTAGKDARELHTALESKVADVNTLVRILTNRNNAQRQSIAYAYHKLTQKLVSSTSAPLQDLSLALKKALSGGLEDLMLGLMMTPAQFDAHRLRQTMEGLGTDEEGLLEVLCTKSPQQLRDITVAYKQEFDRYLENDLISETSKEFTKLVLAILKKEETNIKGFINYQLIDQDTKTLNAAISGKKTDPAPWIQVLTTRDSVHLNRVFSRLEDLRKERVEKMVQTHFSGDVKIGFRILVCCIQSIPAYLAQRLQSNIKKGRAMQWILISHSEDDLLCVRMEFRRLTNHSLYSTLQKEYKGELQQALLALCRSEDL
- the LOC136943739 gene encoding annexin A2-like isoform X3, with the translated sequence MEALTKTLEVTLPQSSEMWWGTLGTVRPFPNFTAGKDARELHTALESKVADVNTLVRILTNRNNAQRQSIAYAYHKLTQKDLSLALKKALSGGLEDLMLGLMMTPAQFDAHRLRQTMEGLGTDEEGLLEVLCTKSPQQLRDITVAYKQEFDRYLENDLISETSKEFTKLVLAILKKEETNIKGFINYQLIDQDTKTLNAAISGKKTDPAPWIQVLTTRDSVHLNRVFSRLEDLRKERVEKMVQTHFSGDVKIGFRILVCCIQSIPAYLAQRLQSNIKKGRAMQWILISHSEDDLLCVRMEFRRLTNHSLYSTLQKEYKGELQQALLALCRSEDL